In Sphingobacterium sp. lm-10, one DNA window encodes the following:
- a CDS encoding DUF4980 domain-containing protein encodes MNKYILSTIALACFAVSMQAADIKIKVTKQYINFPISHQVDRQVMKMTVDGKEDRQFNIRLANGDPEYWVFTDVSAYKGKTIMLSYDGDESALSKIYQDDRIAGQDSIYQEVNRPQFHFTTRRGWVNDPNGLIFFEGEYHLFYQHNPYEREWENMSWGHAVSTDLIHWEELPVALHPDKIGTMFSGSAVIDYDNTSGFGKPGKPAMVASYTAYSSDKQVQCMAYSLDHGRTWTKYANNPVIDSKEKWNSVDTRDPKIIWYAPSKHWVMVLNERDGQSIYTSSNLKDWTYESHTTGFWECPELFELPIDGDENNKKWVMYGASNTYMIGSFDGKIFTPESGKHQLGTGTIYAAQTFSNIPESDGRRIQIGWGRVAHPGMPFNGMFLLPTELTLKTTNNGVRLFSQPVEEIEKIFTPVQSWSNLKADQANEKLKAYYNAKQLRIKTTFKLSHATDAGFNLFGQRIVGYDMNHNTINGVFYSPEDMTSMELTADIFIDNTSIEVFIDGGKYSYSMERKPDRNNKEGFHFWGNNIDVTNLEVFEAESIWK; translated from the coding sequence ATGAATAAATACATCTTAAGCACCATTGCATTGGCATGCTTCGCAGTGTCTATGCAGGCCGCAGATATAAAAATCAAAGTAACCAAGCAATACATTAATTTCCCTATCTCCCACCAGGTGGATCGTCAGGTCATGAAGATGACGGTTGATGGCAAAGAAGATCGTCAATTTAACATTAGGCTCGCCAATGGAGATCCTGAATATTGGGTATTCACCGATGTATCCGCCTATAAAGGTAAAACTATCATGCTAAGCTATGATGGAGATGAAAGTGCGCTGAGCAAGATCTATCAGGATGATAGAATCGCCGGACAGGATTCCATCTATCAGGAAGTAAACCGACCTCAATTTCATTTCACCACACGCCGGGGTTGGGTCAATGATCCAAATGGCCTCATTTTTTTTGAGGGCGAATACCATTTATTTTACCAGCACAATCCGTATGAACGGGAATGGGAGAATATGTCTTGGGGACATGCAGTGAGTACAGATTTAATCCATTGGGAAGAGCTTCCTGTGGCCTTGCATCCAGATAAAATAGGCACCATGTTTTCCGGATCAGCCGTCATTGATTACGACAATACTTCCGGATTCGGAAAGCCCGGAAAGCCAGCGATGGTGGCGTCTTATACGGCCTATTCTAGCGATAAACAAGTGCAATGTATGGCATATAGCTTGGATCATGGAAGAACCTGGACTAAATACGCTAATAACCCTGTTATTGATAGCAAAGAGAAATGGAATAGCGTAGATACCCGCGATCCCAAGATTATTTGGTATGCCCCAAGTAAGCACTGGGTTATGGTACTCAACGAACGGGATGGCCAATCTATTTACACGTCTTCCAACTTGAAGGATTGGACATACGAGAGCCATACCACGGGCTTTTGGGAATGTCCAGAGTTGTTCGAACTGCCTATAGATGGGGATGAGAACAATAAGAAATGGGTAATGTATGGTGCCTCCAACACCTATATGATCGGCTCATTTGATGGCAAAATTTTTACGCCGGAAAGCGGAAAGCATCAACTAGGAACTGGAACTATTTATGCCGCACAGACATTCTCTAATATTCCGGAAAGTGACGGGCGAAGGATTCAAATCGGTTGGGGACGGGTGGCGCATCCCGGCATGCCTTTCAATGGTATGTTTCTATTACCTACCGAACTGACCTTAAAAACCACAAATAATGGTGTTCGTCTTTTCAGCCAACCTGTTGAAGAAATAGAAAAGATATTCACGCCAGTGCAAAGCTGGTCGAACCTAAAAGCGGATCAAGCAAACGAAAAGCTAAAGGCCTATTACAATGCCAAACAACTGCGTATCAAAACGACCTTTAAGCTATCTCATGCTACCGACGCGGGATTTAATCTTTTCGGACAACGTATTGTCGGATACGACATGAACCACAATACCATCAATGGTGTATTCTATTCGCCAGAGGATATGACCAGCATGGAGCTTACGGCAGATATATTTATTGACAACACGTCTATCGAAGTTTTCATCGATGGCGGAAAATATTCTTACTCGATGGAGCGCAAACCCGACCGTAATAATAAGGAAGGTTTTCACTTCTGGGGAAATAATATTGACGTCACCAATTTGGAGGTATTTGAGGCAGAATCTATTTGGAAGTAA
- a CDS encoding family 2A encapsulin nanocompartment shell protein, which yields MSEQSKQGQTALGDVAARHLAIATRTTGQLESVSPRWVVHLLQWLPVESGVFRLNKVVGEDSIQVDCSRRDESVLPHTFVDYDENPREYNLQAVNTLIDVHTRVSDLYSKPYNQISEQLRLAIEKIKERQESELINNADYGILSNVAAKQIIKTRSGAPTPDDMDELLTKVWKQPGFFLLHPLTIAAFGRECTRRGVPPPTVTLFGSPFLTWRGIPLIPSDKVPIVKGKTKILLIRTGQSRQGVIGLYQPDLPGEQTPGLSIKFTGINDKAIASYLISLYCSLVILVDDAVAVLEDVDITKYHEYNYG from the coding sequence ATGAGTGAACAATCAAAACAAGGACAAACCGCACTCGGTGACGTTGCCGCAAGGCATTTGGCGATTGCTACCAGAACGACTGGTCAACTAGAAAGTGTCTCCCCGCGTTGGGTGGTACATTTGCTACAGTGGCTGCCGGTTGAGTCGGGCGTATTTAGATTAAACAAAGTTGTGGGAGAGGATAGTATTCAGGTAGATTGTTCTCGTAGAGATGAAAGTGTGCTACCACACACCTTTGTCGATTACGACGAAAACCCGAGAGAATATAATCTACAGGCTGTGAATACGCTGATTGACGTACATACTCGCGTGTCAGATCTTTATAGTAAGCCTTATAACCAGATCAGCGAACAGCTTCGTTTAGCCATTGAGAAGATCAAAGAGCGGCAGGAGAGTGAATTGATTAATAATGCAGACTACGGTATTTTGAGCAATGTGGCGGCTAAGCAAATTATTAAAACAAGAAGTGGCGCACCCACCCCAGATGACATGGACGAATTACTGACCAAAGTCTGGAAGCAGCCGGGATTTTTTCTGTTGCATCCGCTCACTATTGCAGCATTTGGCCGGGAATGTACACGTCGCGGTGTACCACCTCCGACAGTTACTCTGTTTGGATCGCCATTTCTGACATGGCGTGGCATACCACTGATTCCAAGCGACAAAGTACCTATAGTAAAAGGCAAGACCAAGATATTGCTGATCAGAACCGGACAATCCAGGCAAGGAGTTATAGGACTTTATCAACCAGACTTGCCAGGAGAGCAAACACCGGGTCTTTCCATCAAATTTACCGGCATCAATGATAAGGCTATTGCCTCTTACCTGATTTCCTTATACTGCTCTTTAGTTATTCTGGTAGATGACGCAGTTGCAGTATTGGAGGATGTAGATATCACCAAATACCACGAATATAATTACGGTTAA
- a CDS encoding alkaline phosphatase has translation MKNFLGVSLACLCFCWNQEPVVAQEASSLSQRFEQLMFADKEAGILNVRGHSHNDYEQAIPFLTAYHAGMESIEVDLFLRDDTLYAAHDQKDITVGRTLEKLYLQPLAELYRANGAHPFADTTKNLQLLLDFKEDYQRLMPSLIALLLKYDFLFDDARSAHPVHIVISGNMPAPELFSQFPTWIKFDGRPNIPYTDAQRKHLGMISQDLRVYSQWNGKGEPAKMELQKIMQDAKQAADWGVSFRLWGTSDNVNTWIVLEKMGVTWLNTDHPAQLKVYLDELLASRFQLVKLYPVYSPTYASDGAKKEIRNVILLIGDGMGLGHLQSAIIANRGESNIKQMRHIGFSSTTSYSLGNTDSGAGGTAIATGMKTYNGQISVDTNGVALAAIPDRIRERGMRTGIISTGDASDATPAVFYAKHKNRNASEDITQSLVTNQSIDILIAGRPSPYRDVAKHQKLVTDLAKNDFTLLEDLVSFQQSKAEKLVTFLPDSLTRPAKEGRGPVLSQLVNLTIQKLDKRDKGFFIMAESAQIDYGGHARDLTYVAAETVDFDQAVGEALRFADADGHTLVLVTADHETGALNLLDVDQATGKIQGHFASNDHSSMLVPVLAYGPGAQAFIGFYENTEIFHRLIQLLEKK, from the coding sequence ATGAAGAATTTTTTAGGAGTATCGTTAGCCTGCCTATGTTTCTGTTGGAACCAAGAGCCGGTAGTCGCACAAGAAGCCAGCAGTTTGAGTCAGCGTTTTGAGCAGCTGATGTTTGCCGACAAAGAAGCCGGTATACTGAATGTGCGTGGCCATAGCCACAATGATTACGAGCAGGCGATTCCATTCCTTACCGCGTACCATGCTGGGATGGAATCGATCGAAGTCGATCTGTTTTTGAGAGATGATACTTTGTATGCGGCGCATGACCAGAAAGATATTACGGTAGGTCGCACTTTAGAAAAGTTGTACTTACAGCCTTTAGCAGAATTGTATCGTGCGAATGGGGCGCATCCATTTGCCGATACTACTAAGAACCTGCAATTACTGTTGGATTTTAAGGAAGATTATCAACGCTTGATGCCAAGCTTGATTGCGCTGCTGCTTAAATACGATTTCTTATTTGACGATGCCCGATCTGCCCATCCGGTACACATTGTGATCAGCGGCAATATGCCTGCTCCAGAACTGTTTTCTCAATTTCCGACATGGATTAAGTTTGATGGCAGGCCGAATATCCCTTACACCGACGCACAACGCAAACATCTAGGCATGATAAGCCAAGATCTGCGCGTTTACAGCCAATGGAATGGTAAGGGTGAGCCTGCTAAAATGGAACTGCAAAAGATCATGCAGGATGCCAAGCAAGCGGCAGATTGGGGCGTATCATTTCGACTTTGGGGTACGTCAGACAATGTAAATACCTGGATTGTGCTCGAAAAGATGGGCGTCACCTGGCTCAATACCGATCATCCAGCGCAGCTGAAAGTGTATTTAGATGAATTGCTTGCGTCTCGTTTTCAACTCGTAAAACTGTATCCTGTTTATTCTCCAACGTATGCTAGCGATGGTGCGAAGAAGGAGATTCGCAATGTAATCCTCTTGATTGGTGATGGGATGGGTTTAGGACATCTGCAATCGGCTATTATCGCCAATCGTGGTGAATCGAATATAAAGCAAATGCGGCATATTGGTTTTTCATCGACGACATCGTACAGCTTAGGAAATACGGACTCTGGTGCTGGCGGTACCGCTATTGCTACGGGCATGAAAACTTACAATGGACAAATCAGCGTGGATACCAATGGTGTTGCTTTGGCAGCGATTCCGGATCGGATTAGGGAACGAGGCATGCGCACGGGCATTATTTCCACTGGTGATGCATCGGATGCCACGCCAGCGGTATTTTACGCAAAACATAAAAACAGAAATGCTTCCGAAGACATCACACAGTCTTTGGTCACCAACCAATCCATCGATATCTTAATTGCTGGGCGACCTAGCCCATATCGTGATGTCGCAAAACACCAAAAACTGGTTACAGATCTTGCGAAGAACGATTTTACACTGCTCGAAGATCTCGTTTCGTTTCAGCAATCGAAGGCAGAGAAGTTAGTGACATTTTTGCCCGATTCCCTTACGCGTCCGGCAAAAGAGGGTAGAGGACCAGTCTTGTCGCAATTAGTAAATCTCACTATTCAAAAGCTAGATAAGCGGGATAAGGGATTCTTTATCATGGCCGAAAGTGCGCAAATCGACTACGGTGGGCATGCGCGCGATCTGACTTATGTTGCTGCAGAAACGGTGGATTTTGATCAAGCAGTAGGAGAGGCGCTTCGCTTTGCCGATGCCGATGGCCATACGCTAGTATTGGTCACGGCCGATCACGAAACAGGTGCTTTGAATTTATTGGATGTAGATCAGGCTACTGGAAAGATTCAAGGACATTTTGCTTCTAACGATCACAGCAGTATGCTGGTTCCGGTATTGGCGTATGGGCCAGGAGCGCAGGCATTCATCGGATTCTATGAGAACACCGAAATTTTTCATCGCTTGATACAATTGTTGGAAAAGAAATAA
- a CDS encoding FecR domain-containing protein: protein MMKHPIGRRIADLWKGLLSQKEKAIFLKDLEREEAKVKAKLEQAFFEEVDQKDSGLLTDREYAEILQQVHCKMGVQDKKPRRLSTTWTIAAAMLLLIGVAAITFKVHYSTSEQLLSSVPKVRQDTISLFNTQSYDRSARLKDGSLVTLAPGAELRYTIAYGQSERTLHLRGRAKFEVAHDTSRPFTVWTDGYSTTALGTVFLIDANAENSIDISLLSGKIVVKGSPTHGRVLAEQYLVAGDKLSIDREAATFVLQSPKRSKPTMATEEIARDSEGSTPAPLRFTNEPLQSVFDVIAQRKQVQIVTANLDLHGLTFSGEFAAYESATMMIRVICQMNDLHCEETPTALIISQKIEANQTVPTGIKNQTTN from the coding sequence ATGATGAAACATCCTATTGGAAGACGTATTGCTGATCTGTGGAAGGGACTATTAAGTCAGAAAGAAAAGGCTATTTTTCTGAAAGATCTAGAGCGCGAGGAAGCGAAAGTAAAAGCGAAATTAGAACAAGCATTCTTCGAAGAAGTAGACCAAAAAGATTCGGGTCTGCTTACGGATCGGGAATATGCCGAGATATTGCAGCAAGTGCATTGCAAAATGGGTGTGCAAGATAAGAAGCCGCGTCGCCTCAGTACTACTTGGACGATAGCAGCAGCGATGTTGTTACTTATTGGCGTGGCAGCGATCACCTTTAAAGTACACTATTCCACATCGGAGCAGCTGCTTAGTAGTGTTCCAAAAGTAAGACAGGATACCATTAGCCTATTTAATACCCAAAGCTACGATCGCTCTGCGCGCTTAAAAGATGGTTCGTTGGTCACCTTAGCTCCGGGAGCTGAGCTTCGCTACACAATAGCATATGGCCAATCCGAGCGTACACTGCACTTGCGTGGCCGCGCTAAATTTGAGGTGGCTCATGATACAAGTCGTCCTTTTACCGTGTGGACAGATGGATATAGCACCACGGCATTGGGCACGGTATTCCTAATCGATGCCAATGCAGAGAATAGCATTGATATCTCCCTGTTATCTGGCAAGATCGTGGTAAAAGGATCACCCACTCATGGAAGAGTGCTGGCCGAGCAATACCTAGTAGCTGGCGACAAATTGTCGATAGATCGGGAAGCAGCCACTTTTGTGTTGCAGTCGCCTAAAAGATCTAAACCAACCATGGCCACTGAAGAGATTGCCCGTGATAGCGAGGGCAGTACACCAGCGCCTTTGCGTTTTACAAATGAGCCGCTACAATCGGTATTTGACGTCATCGCGCAGCGTAAGCAAGTACAAATCGTCACTGCAAATTTGGATCTGCACGGGTTGACCTTCAGTGGTGAATTTGCTGCTTATGAATCGGCCACGATGATGATCCGTGTGATCTGCCAGATGAACGATCTGCACTGCGAAGAGACGCCTACCGCATTGATTATTAGCCAAAAAATAGAAGCGAATCAAACCGTTCCTACAGGAATAAAAAACCAAACAACAAATTAA
- a CDS encoding SusC/RagA family TonB-linked outer membrane protein, with protein sequence MKKRSIFRNVRLAMSGVAFFLAANAWAQSSGQLRGTIMDNTGTYIPGANVQLVDANGKSIAQVSTDAKGMFVLEGVNATTQYRIRVSMVGYQPYETATKALSAGESSSMLIRLEQQQSELDEIVVVGYGQQRRGDLTTAVSSLPNVSDQVNRPLSNIADMMQGNVAGLTVMSPGGDPSANPRVMVRGMGTLNAEEPLYVVDGMPYYGGPINPNDIEKVDILKDAAAAAIYGAQASSGVIVITTKSGKAGAPKLNVDLYRGWQSASNLPSALDAAQYANAYNQAYATSGLNLQAGHDAQQNPWGQVTRTNWMNEIFQTGNILNANAQLSGGGEKSSYSSSFGYHDREGMLLNTGYKRFAYRLKSEFDLTDRVTIGQNFYVNQTTTRGTNTSSSYSGAIINAIYMNPAAPVYDDAGNFHGTVPSDLSGFSSIYGDTYNPVALLLRPTVNNPTLNLNGNAFVKVDILDGLTFKSNFGLNMRRYSLKRFDPRIPEIGRASLNNYLTQEESKEDRWIWDQQLNYTKSFGDHNFDVVAVYSAQRTHYEQFYVQGMGFEREDDWYQYIGNAASLPTLPTSSVWEDALTSAIGRVNYNYANRYFIGASIRKDRTSRLSSQNRSDVFPSVSGAWKISSEPFFRSSLINDLKVRASWGQIGNIQSVDRYAFNIPLSTGTITPIGADGQLVRHFAVNKQFNPNLLWEVSQSFDVGVDMTILNKITIAADYYEKKTLGMVYTNDANPHAGFSQGPTSNVGDILNKGFEGSVRYNDRFGEWGFGAQANISVNDNKVLNLDGYFNDFIQHPDNVRTVLLPYRSTPGQRLYSYYLIPQAGIFNSQEEINAHSRDGQLIQPQARPGDFRFVDTNGDGRINDDDRVYMGSAIPRFTYGFSLNLDYKQFDLNVLTYGVSGSKIFNGYKYTAYNAASNGYNLDSRVLDAWTPQNTDADIPILSRQDPNNNFGTASDWYLESGDYFRIKNVTFGYTLPLGKLQSRIYIAAENPLTFTSYSGIDPEVGTVGLDVGNYPLAKTYTVGLNVNF encoded by the coding sequence ATGAAAAAGAGAAGCATTTTTAGAAATGTTCGGTTAGCGATGAGTGGCGTAGCCTTCTTCCTTGCGGCCAATGCCTGGGCACAGTCTTCCGGACAGTTGCGTGGCACGATCATGGACAATACCGGCACCTACATACCAGGCGCTAACGTGCAGTTGGTCGATGCGAACGGAAAATCGATCGCTCAAGTATCTACCGATGCGAAGGGTATGTTTGTGCTGGAAGGCGTTAATGCAACCACGCAATACCGCATTCGTGTGAGTATGGTAGGTTATCAGCCGTATGAGACAGCGACCAAAGCATTGAGTGCAGGCGAGAGCAGTTCGATGTTGATTAGACTAGAGCAGCAACAGTCTGAATTGGATGAGATTGTAGTAGTAGGTTACGGGCAACAACGTCGCGGCGATCTGACGACGGCAGTGAGTTCCTTGCCCAATGTATCTGATCAGGTAAACCGCCCTTTGAGCAATATTGCCGATATGATGCAGGGCAATGTAGCCGGATTGACGGTGATGTCTCCAGGTGGCGATCCAAGTGCGAATCCAAGGGTCATGGTACGCGGTATGGGAACATTAAATGCTGAAGAACCCCTGTATGTGGTAGATGGTATGCCGTATTACGGTGGTCCCATCAACCCGAATGATATAGAGAAAGTAGATATTTTGAAAGATGCCGCTGCTGCAGCGATCTATGGAGCGCAAGCGTCTTCCGGAGTCATTGTCATTACCACAAAGAGTGGAAAAGCAGGTGCGCCAAAATTAAATGTAGACCTGTACCGTGGTTGGCAGTCGGCTAGCAACTTGCCAAGCGCGCTGGATGCGGCACAATATGCTAATGCCTACAATCAAGCGTATGCGACGAGTGGACTAAACCTGCAAGCAGGGCATGATGCGCAACAGAATCCTTGGGGACAGGTGACGCGTACCAACTGGATGAATGAAATTTTCCAGACCGGGAATATATTGAATGCCAATGCACAGCTTTCTGGCGGAGGAGAGAAATCCAGCTACAGCAGTTCATTCGGTTACCACGACCGCGAAGGGATGTTGCTAAATACCGGTTACAAACGCTTTGCTTACCGCCTTAAATCGGAATTTGATCTCACCGATCGTGTCACCATTGGTCAGAATTTCTACGTCAATCAAACGACGACACGCGGTACCAATACCAGCAGTAGCTATAGCGGCGCTATTATCAATGCGATCTATATGAATCCTGCGGCACCGGTATACGACGACGCGGGTAACTTCCACGGTACAGTGCCATCCGATCTATCAGGATTCTCGAGTATCTATGGCGATACGTATAATCCTGTGGCTTTATTGTTGAGACCTACGGTCAATAATCCAACGCTCAACCTGAATGGTAATGCCTTTGTCAAAGTGGATATTTTGGATGGGTTGACCTTCAAATCCAACTTTGGCCTGAATATGAGACGTTATTCTCTAAAGCGTTTTGATCCAAGAATTCCAGAAATAGGTCGCGCTAGTTTGAATAATTATCTGACCCAGGAAGAATCCAAAGAAGACCGTTGGATCTGGGATCAACAATTGAACTACACCAAAAGCTTTGGTGATCATAACTTCGATGTAGTGGCCGTATATTCTGCGCAAAGAACGCATTATGAGCAGTTTTATGTACAGGGAATGGGCTTCGAACGTGAAGATGATTGGTACCAATACATTGGCAACGCCGCATCATTGCCTACATTGCCGACCAGTAGCGTATGGGAGGATGCTTTGACATCGGCTATCGGACGGGTAAACTACAACTATGCAAATCGTTACTTTATCGGTGCTAGTATTCGTAAAGACCGTACTTCTCGTTTGTCATCGCAAAATCGTTCCGATGTATTCCCGTCCGTTTCAGGTGCATGGAAGATCTCGTCCGAACCATTTTTCCGCAGCTCATTGATCAATGATCTAAAAGTGAGGGCATCATGGGGGCAAATTGGTAATATTCAATCCGTAGATCGATATGCTTTCAATATTCCATTGTCTACCGGTACGATTACGCCGATTGGAGCCGATGGCCAGTTGGTACGCCATTTTGCCGTGAACAAACAATTCAACCCAAATTTGTTGTGGGAAGTCTCACAATCGTTTGATGTGGGGGTAGACATGACGATTTTGAATAAAATTACCATCGCGGCCGATTACTACGAAAAGAAAACATTGGGTATGGTATATACCAATGATGCCAACCCACATGCCGGATTTTCTCAGGGACCGACGTCCAACGTAGGTGATATCCTCAACAAAGGATTTGAGGGATCTGTACGGTACAATGATCGGTTTGGAGAATGGGGCTTTGGTGCGCAGGCAAACATCAGCGTGAATGACAATAAGGTCTTAAACCTGGATGGTTATTTCAATGATTTTATTCAGCATCCAGATAATGTACGAACCGTACTATTGCCTTACCGCTCTACACCTGGGCAACGCCTTTATTCGTATTACTTGATTCCACAAGCGGGTATTTTTAATTCTCAGGAGGAAATCAATGCGCATTCGAGAGATGGTCAATTAATTCAGCCGCAGGCTCGTCCGGGAGATTTTCGTTTCGTGGATACTAATGGCGATGGCCGTATTAATGACGATGACCGTGTATATATGGGTAGTGCTATTCCTCGCTTTACCTATGGTTTCTCCCTCAACTTGGACTATAAGCAATTTGATTTGAACGTATTGACCTACGGCGTATCTGGGTCGAAGATTTTTAATGGCTATAAATATACCGCCTACAATGCTGCTTCTAACGGGTACAACTTAGATAGCCGCGTACTGGATGCTTGGACGCCTCAAAATACGGATGCAGATATTCCTATTTTATCTCGTCAGGATCCAAACAATAACTTTGGAACTGCTTCCGACTGGTACTTAGAGAGTGGCGATTACTTCCGCATCAAAAACGTCACGTTTGGCTATACCTTGCCTTTAGGCAAACTGCAGTCGCGTATATACATCGCAGCAGAGAATCCATTAACGTTCACTTCGTACTCTGGTATCGATCCAGAGGTAGGTACAGTAGGCTTAGATGTAGGTAATTACCCGTTAGCAAAAACATATACAGTAGGTTTAAATGTTAATTTTTAA
- a CDS encoding RagB/SusD family nutrient uptake outer membrane protein, protein MNKYIAMALVSMGLVAQSCSTDFTDLTPQGSITDANYWKTEADAIFAANGLYQHFNDGDLFGRGLFWLVNASDDMVTGRTDAGSAAVRNFTANGNESRVNSMYKRIYQIVQRANTIISKVPAMEITEQTKQRVLGEAYFMRAYAYFYLTQHYGDQRAGLPIVTEENMLETRFERPAHVRENFAMMEADLLKAAEMLPLVTTYGSADLGRANKDAAYAYLAKTNLQWARYDVAKWAEVAKYCDLVTNSGSGRKLIDTNNPAEDFASVFYVANNYSSEYIFSVVSNKIQGSILPAVMFENTGYGLYNGWGYFHPTLELYNSFEAGDARKKATILEFNDTYTLFGSERRYSSSNSQTGFQFKKYMDPFKYPIAQHLNPNGDYPTSDLNVPLVRYADILLMKSEAQIMQGQNGDAGINLVRDRAGLAPLTGATMAHLKRERRSEFAGEYTDRHSDLVRWGDAQAAYARVATGRQHVTKTDPASTFTTITVWPARNFNPTVHHVWPIPPQDVSNAGIAQNEGW, encoded by the coding sequence ATGAATAAATATATCGCGATGGCCTTAGTGAGTATGGGGTTAGTCGCACAATCGTGTTCCACCGATTTTACAGACCTTACTCCACAGGGATCAATTACCGATGCGAACTATTGGAAAACAGAGGCTGATGCGATCTTCGCTGCAAATGGACTATATCAGCATTTCAATGATGGAGATTTGTTTGGAAGAGGGTTATTCTGGCTTGTGAATGCTTCGGACGATATGGTGACTGGCCGTACCGATGCTGGTTCTGCTGCGGTGCGTAACTTCACCGCCAATGGTAATGAAAGCCGGGTGAACTCCATGTACAAGCGTATCTATCAAATCGTACAACGTGCCAATACCATCATTAGTAAGGTGCCAGCTATGGAAATCACGGAGCAGACGAAGCAACGCGTGTTAGGCGAAGCTTATTTTATGCGTGCCTATGCTTACTTTTATTTGACACAGCATTATGGCGATCAGCGCGCAGGGCTTCCGATCGTGACCGAAGAAAACATGTTGGAGACACGCTTTGAGCGTCCTGCCCATGTGCGTGAAAACTTTGCAATGATGGAAGCAGACCTGTTAAAAGCTGCCGAAATGCTACCTTTAGTAACGACCTACGGATCTGCAGATTTGGGTCGTGCAAATAAAGATGCAGCCTATGCTTATTTGGCAAAGACAAACCTGCAATGGGCGCGTTATGATGTGGCGAAATGGGCTGAAGTGGCGAAGTATTGTGATCTGGTAACCAATTCTGGTTCGGGTAGAAAGCTGATTGATACCAATAATCCAGCAGAAGATTTTGCCAGTGTTTTTTATGTGGCTAACAATTACTCGAGCGAGTATATCTTCTCGGTAGTGTCTAACAAAATTCAGGGATCGATATTGCCTGCCGTTATGTTTGAAAACACAGGGTACGGACTATACAATGGTTGGGGATATTTTCACCCTACGTTAGAATTGTACAATTCGTTTGAAGCAGGAGATGCACGCAAAAAGGCGACTATCTTGGAGTTCAATGATACCTATACTTTGTTTGGATCGGAGCGCCGATATTCTTCTTCCAACTCGCAGACTGGTTTTCAGTTTAAGAAATACATGGATCCGTTTAAATACCCTATTGCGCAGCATTTAAATCCAAATGGAGATTACCCAACTTCGGATCTGAATGTGCCTTTGGTACGCTACGCGGATATTTTATTGATGAAATCAGAAGCGCAAATTATGCAAGGACAGAATGGTGATGCAGGTATCAACCTCGTGCGCGATCGGGCAGGGTTAGCTCCACTTACAGGTGCCACGATGGCACATTTGAAACGCGAACGTCGTTCGGAATTTGCTGGTGAGTATACCGACAGACACTCCGACTTGGTACGTTGGGGAGATGCACAGGCAGCGTACGCACGAGTGGCTACTGGCCGTCAGCATGTGACCAAGACCGATCCGGCTTCTACCTTTACCACCATCACCGTCTGGCCAGCACGTAATTTCAATCCAACGGTTCACCACGTGTGGCCAATTCCTCCGCAAGATGTGAGTAATGCGGGTATTGCGCAGAATGAGGGCTGGTAA
- a CDS encoding sigma-70 family RNA polymerase sigma factor has protein sequence MKSDYLEQRDVQQLAAGDINAFNRLYAHYHKPVHANILKLVHAPELASELLQDVFLSLWQNRFKFESRESVGGWLFVVSYNKSLNCLRKKLKETVDYVAEYPHLSAISQIEEDEEELNRQLALIDDAIETLPARKKEVFMLCRYEGRSKADVAALLGISQQSVSDYLKQSNKAIKMHVMQHYSSPMTPLLLLFFLL, from the coding sequence ATGAAAAGCGATTACCTTGAACAACGAGACGTACAGCAATTGGCAGCAGGCGATATAAATGCCTTCAACCGATTGTATGCGCACTATCATAAGCCCGTGCACGCCAATATTTTGAAATTGGTGCACGCTCCAGAGTTGGCCAGTGAATTGCTGCAAGATGTTTTTCTTTCGCTGTGGCAAAATCGCTTTAAGTTCGAATCAAGGGAATCCGTAGGCGGTTGGCTGTTTGTCGTGAGTTACAATAAATCTCTGAATTGCCTCCGTAAGAAGTTGAAAGAGACGGTAGATTATGTCGCTGAATATCCGCATCTCTCTGCTATTTCGCAAATCGAAGAAGATGAAGAAGAATTGAATCGGCAATTGGCACTGATCGATGATGCCATAGAAACTCTCCCAGCACGAAAAAAAGAAGTATTTATGCTGTGCCGTTACGAAGGCCGTTCCAAAGCGGATGTAGCGGCCCTATTGGGCATCAGTCAGCAATCGGTGAGCGATTACCTCAAACAATCCAACAAAGCCATCAAAATGCATGTGATGCAGCATTATTCTTCGCCGATGACACCATTATTGCTCCTGTTTTTTCTGCTGTAA